Within Nitrospirota bacterium, the genomic segment CTTATCTCCTCCAGGGAGCAGCCGTACTCGGTTGCCAGGCGCTGGTAGCGCCGCTTCTCGATGTCCGGCAGGTTCTTGCGGATGAGGTTTTCCACCAGGGTGCCCTCCAGCTCCAGGGGCCTCAGCTGAAGGAGCAGGCACTCCTTCAGGTCGCGCGCCCCCACCCCCGGGGGGTCGAACGTCTGCACCAGCCGGACGGCCTTCTCCGCCGTCTCCGGCGGGCACTCGGCGAACCGGCCGACGTCCTCCGCGGAGGCCACCAGGTAGCCGTTTTCGTCGATGTTGCCGATGACCACCTCGGCCGCCGCCCTGACGTCCTCCGGGGCGGTGGAGAAGCGAACCTGCCAGTTCAGGTGATCGTACAGGTCGGTGCCCTGGCTGACGTACTGCTCCAGGGACTGCGTGGCCGCTGTGTCCACGTCGGGGGCGAAGTATCCCAGGTCGCGCCCGTCGTAGCTTCTGTTGTCGAAGTACTCGTCGGTGCTGCCGAAGCCCATGAGCCTCTCCAGGGGGGCCTCCGCATCCTCGGCCCCGGGGGCATAGGGCTCCTCCTCGGACACCTCGTTGCGGTCCTGCTCCGGCGGGGATTCTTCCGCGGCTTCTTCCAGGAAGGGGTTTTCGACCAGCTCGTTATTGAGCATCTGGGAGAGTTCGAGCTGGGGAAGCTGCAGAAGCTTGATGGCCTGCTGAAGCTGAGGGGTAAGTATCAGCTTCTGCATCATCTTGACTTCCAGCCTGTGCTCCAGAGCAGCCATTAGAGGCAGAACTCCTTTCCCAGATAGACGTCCTTTACCTTCGCGTTGGCCACCAGCCTTTCGGGGGAACCTTCGTCCAGTATCTCTCCCTCGCTCAGGATATACGCCCTGTCCGTTATGGAGAGTGTATCCCTCACGTTATGGTCCGTGATGAGAACGCCCAGTCCCCTTTCCCTAAGATATTCTAACATCTTTTTGAGCTCTATTATAGCGATGGGGTCTATCCCGGCGAAGGGCTCGTCAAAGAGGATGAACTTCGGTTCCGTGGCGATGGCCCGCGCTATTTCGGTGCGCCGGCGCTCCCCGCCGGAAAGGTACGCCCCCTGCCTCTCGGCGAACCTCCGGAGGTCGTACTCCTCAAGGAGCTCCTCGATGCGGGCCTCCACCTCCGCGTGGGGGAGCCCCTTGATTTCCAGCACGGCCCGCAGGTTGTCGCGCACCGAGAGCTTCCTGAAGATGGAAGGCTCCTGGGGCAGGTAGCTGATGCCCTTCAGGGCCCTGCGGTACATGGGCAGACGGCCTATCTCCTCCCCGTCCAGGGCGACGCTTCCCTCATCGGGGGCGACCATGCCGGTGACGATGTAAAACGTCGTGGTCTTCCCCGCGCCGTTGGGCCCCAGGAGACCCACGATCTCCCCCGAGGAGACCGCAACGCTCACGTCCGTGAGCACCCTGCGGCCGCCATAGGTCTTGGAGAGCCCGGAGGCCAGGAGGCGGTGCATCTCAGTCGTCCTCCGCGGGCGGGGCGTCCTTGCCCTCGAGGAAGACCCGGCTGTCCTGGACCACGAACCTGTCCTCGGCCATCATGTAGGTCATCCTGGTCCCCGTCACCACGCTCTGGCCTTCCACGGCGCGGGGGTTTCCGGTGAAGACGGCCGTCTGGTCCCGGGCGGTGTAGACCGCGTGCTCCGCGGTCACCACCTGCCCGCCCCGGATGAGCTTGACAGCGCCTTCCGCGTCGATTTTCCGGACGCCGCCGTCCTCGGCGTAGAAGACCGTCATCCGGTCGGCCATGAGGGTCATCTCCTCGCTCTTGGCCACCACGGAGCCCTCGAAGTGGGCCACCCCGGCCTTCTGGTCGGCCGAAAGGCTCTCGGCGGTAATCACGATGGGGCCCTTCCCCAGGGCCTCCCTCTGGGCGCCCCGGGCCGCCGGCGCAAGGAGCAGCAAGAGAAGCGGAAAAAGGAATACCGCCCTAAAAGAACTCGGCCCTGACGTCATGGAGCACCTTAACCGTATTTTCTCGGGCTTCCATTCCCCGCCCCGTCACCCGGAAGCTCCGGGCCGTAAGGAGGACGTCCTGGTCGGTCCGCACGGTGCCGGTCCGGGAATCCACGCGCACGGCGGGGGCGGTCACAACGAGGTCCCCGGTCTCGGCACGGACCTCGCCGGAGAGGGCGAGGTTGCCCGCGTCGAAATCGTAGACGCCCTCCCGGGCGGCGACCTTCATGCCGCGCTCCGGAAAGGTAAGCAGGACGCCCCGCATGCGGGCGGCGGCCCCGTCTTGGGCCAGGCGCACCCCCGCGGAAGACAGCCTCCAGCGGCTCTGGCCGTCCTCCCGGCTGACGATGGTCACATCCCGAAGGAACGAGCCGGTTGCCGCCCCGGCCTCATGCTCCTTCGGCCCCCCGGGGGCCAGCACGATGAGCACGGCCAACAAGGCGACACCGAAAAGAACGAGTGCAATCCTCACTAAGGCATTTTATCACAGGGGCCGGAGGGAGGGCTATCAAAAAATGTGCCACCCCTACCGGAGGCCTTCCCTGAGGGCCCGGAGCATGACGTCATGAGGAGGCTCCCGGCCTGTCCAGAGGGCCGAGGCCAGCACCCCCTGCCAGAGGAGCATCCCCAGGCCGTTGAACACCTCGCACCCCAGGCGGGCCGCCTCCCTCTGAAGGGGGGTCTCGACGTAGATGAGGTCTCCCACGACCTGCCCTTCCCGGGGAGAGAAAGGCAGGGGGTCCTCCCCGGGGTGAAGGCCGAGGGGGGTGGCGTTTATGACCATGTCGGCTCCGGGCAGGCTTTCCTCGAGCCTCTCGGGGACCGGCACCTCCACCCCCCGGACGTCCTTGAGGTCGGCCGCTAGGCGCTCGGCCTTGGGCCTGTCCAGGTCAAAGAGGGCGAGGGAGGCCGCCTCGACGCACAGGTAGTAGCTTATCGCCCGGGCCGCCCCTCCCGCCCCGACGACGAGGACCTTCTTCCCCGCGGGCTCTATGCCCTTTTCCCCGAGGCTCCGCATGAAGCCCCGCCCGTCGGTGTTGTGGCCCACGAGCTTTGCCCCCTGCTTGACCACCGTGTTGACCGCGCCGATGAAGGCCGCCTCGCTGTCTATGGTATCCAGAAAGGGCATGACGGCCTCCTTGTGCGGGACCGTGACGTTGAGCCCTTCAAGCTCCAGGGCCCGCACGCCCGCCACCGCGTCCCTCAACAGTGCGGGCGGCACGTCGAAGGCCACATAACAGTAATCCAGGCCCATCCGCTCGAAGGCCGCATTGTGCATCCCGGGCGAGAGGCTGTGGGCCACGGGGTGCCCGATGAGCGCCACCACCCTGGTCTTTCCGCTTATCGTCATGCGCAAACCCCCTTTATCAGTCCTTGCGGCGTGGATTCGACGACAACCACCTTCCTTTTCAGGGCCCGGGCCAGGTCCGGGACGGCGAGGTCGTCGAGAAAGATCTCATCGCCCTCCCGCAAAAGCACGTCCGGCAGGAGGAGGACGTCGAACCGCTCCCTCAAAGGGGAGGCCGCCGAGACGACGTCCCGGCCGGTCAGGAGGCCGGCCACCGTGACCGAGGGTCCGAAGAATGCGTTTTCTACCGGGAGGGCCTCCACCCGGTGGCCCTTTTTCCCGAGCCTTTCGACGAGCCTCCGGAGGAAGGGCTCAAAGGACGTCCCCGTCACGGCGAGAAAGCGCGGAGCCCCCCGCCGCGCACGAGGGATGCGGGCCTTCAGGGCCTCATCCAGAAACAGCGGCACCATGCCCACCCCGTTAGCAACCTGGGGGAGGTCGCCGTAGCCCTCCAGGGGCGGCAGCTCCCGCCCGGCCTTGATGTACAGCTCGTCGGCCCCGTGCACCAGGGGGTCTCCGAGTTCCCTTTTAAACCTTTTCCGGAGGTCCTCGACGATGCCCAGGGCGTCCCGCGCATCCCGGGCGGCCACGGGGCGGAGCTCCTTTTTCCTGTGGGCGGTAAGCCCCACGGGGACCACGGCCACCGAGAGCAAGGCGGGATAGAGGGAGGCCAGGTCGCGGAGGGTTCTCTCAAGGCCGGGGCCGTCGTTCAGGCCCGGGCAGAGGACGATCTGTGCGTGCATCCCGATGCGGTGCCGGGCGAAAAAGCGAAGCTCCTGCATCACGTCCGGGGCGTCAGGGTTTCCGAGGAGGGCGTTTCTCACCCGGGTGTCCGTGGAGTGGACCGATATGTAAAGCGGGCTCAACCTCTGCCGCACTATGCGCTCCTTGTCCCCGGCACCGAGGTTGGTAAGGGTGATGTAGTTGCCGTAGAGGAAGGACATGCGGTAGTCCTCGTCCCGCACGTAGAGGCTCCGCCTCAGGCCCCGGGGAAGCTGGGCCACGAAGCAGAAGACGCACTTGTTCCGGCAGGTGCGCACGGGGAAGGGGCGAAGCTCGATGCCCGGGTCGCCCTCCCCGCCCATCTCCAGGCGGACCGTCCTCTCCCTGCCACGGCGGGAGACGCACAGGGCGGGGGCCGGGCCGTCGGCGAGGAACATGACGTCGATGGCGTCTGCCACCGGCTCGCCGTCTATGGCCGTCAGGACGTCGCCGGGGCGGAGCCCCTCCCGGTGGGCCGGGCTTCCCGGCGCGACGGACTCTATGACTGCTCCCCTCTTACGCGGCAATCTTCATCCCCCTGTAAATGTAATGGAGCCCCGAGAGCACCGTGAGCGCAGCGGTCAGAGCGATGAGCACTCCCTCCACGGACGGCGCCGGGCCGTAGTTTATCTTTAAGAGTACATAAACCAGGAGGATAAATTGAAGCGCGATGGCGGCCTTTCCCGATATGGTGGGCTCCACCCTCGGGGTTCCTCCCGCGAGGGAAAGGGCCGCCGCCCCGGTCACCACCAAGGCGTCACGGCTCACCACGACGATGGCGAGCCAGGCGGGCAGATACCCCCGGTAGGCGAGGTAGAGGAAGGAGCTTACGAGCATGAGCTTGTCGGCCACGGGGTCCAGCACCCTGCCCAGGGTGGTCTTCTCCCCCAGCCGCCGGGCCGCCAGGCCGTCCAGCGCGTCGGTGGCCGCGGCAAGGGCGAACACATAAAGGGCGAGGTCGTACCGGGCGTACTCAAGCGCGGTGATGAAGGCCGGGACGAGGACGATGCGAAGGGCGGTGAGGGCGTTGGCGAGGGTGAGGGCTTCCACGGGCCGGGCCTTCAGGGAATGGCCAGCGGGATGCCGTCCTGCCGGAGGCTCACGCCGAGCCTCCCGTAACAGGCGCTCCGGGCTTCGCCCTCCATGGCGGCCTCAAGCGCCCGGGAGTGGCAGAGCTCCAGGGCGAAGCCCCACCGGGCGGCCTCCCGGCGGGCCGCCAGAACGCTCCTCATGGCCGCCCCCCCACGGCCTTCGAGAAACGCCAGCTCGGCCAGGGAGAGCCTCACGTAGACGAGCCCCCGGGGGTCCCTGGTCTTTTTGAAGAGTTTGCGGGCCTCAAGGAGATATTTCCGGGCGAGGGCGGCCCGGCCCACGGCCATATGGGTCTCGGCCAGGCTCCAGAGGGTGTAGGCGTAGCTCACCTTGTCGCCGATGCGTCGATAGAGGCGGA encodes:
- the rpoN gene encoding RNA polymerase factor sigma-54 is translated as MAALEHRLEVKMMQKLILTPQLQQAIKLLQLPQLELSQMLNNELVENPFLEEAAEESPPEQDRNEVSEEEPYAPGAEDAEAPLERLMGFGSTDEYFDNRSYDGRDLGYFAPDVDTAATQSLEQYVSQGTDLYDHLNWQVRFSTAPEDVRAAAEVVIGNIDENGYLVASAEDVGRFAECPPETAEKAVRLVQTFDPPGVGARDLKECLLLQLRPLELEGTLVENLIRKNLPDIEKRRYQRLATEYGCSLEEIRGALKVIEGLEPKPGRGFSSGQPVYIKPDVFVVPDGEDFRIILNDDSIPNIRINSYYRKLLVQKNTLSREEKEYLNERLRSAVWLLKSLDQRNKTIYRVTESILKFQRDFFDKGVSQMKPLNLRDVAQDLDMHESTISRATSNKYLSCTHGLFGFRYFFSSGVRSDNGAGSVSSTSVKDMIRKIIGEEDPRKPLSDQKVSDMLKELNISVARRTVAKYRDELNIAAQNMRKKMD
- the lptB gene encoding LPS export ABC transporter ATP-binding protein, whose protein sequence is MHRLLASGLSKTYGGRRVLTDVSVAVSSGEIVGLLGPNGAGKTTTFYIVTGMVAPDEGSVALDGEEIGRLPMYRRALKGISYLPQEPSIFRKLSVRDNLRAVLEIKGLPHAEVEARIEELLEEYDLRRFAERQGAYLSGGERRRTEIARAIATEPKFILFDEPFAGIDPIAIIELKKMLEYLRERGLGVLITDHNVRDTLSITDRAYILSEGEILDEGSPERLVANAKVKDVYLGKEFCL
- a CDS encoding LptA/OstA family protein; amino-acid sequence: MLLLAPAARGAQREALGKGPIVITAESLSADQKAGVAHFEGSVVAKSEEMTLMADRMTVFYAEDGGVRKIDAEGAVKLIRGGQVVTAEHAVYTARDQTAVFTGNPRAVEGQSVVTGTRMTYMMAEDRFVVQDSRVFLEGKDAPPAEDD
- the lptC gene encoding LPS export ABC transporter periplasmic protein LptC, whose product is MRIALVLFGVALLAVLIVLAPGGPKEHEAGAATGSFLRDVTIVSREDGQSRWRLSSAGVRLAQDGAAARMRGVLLTFPERGMKVAAREGVYDFDAGNLALSGEVRAETGDLVVTAPAVRVDSRTGTVRTDQDVLLTARSFRVTGRGMEARENTVKVLHDVRAEFF
- a CDS encoding shikimate dehydrogenase — protein: MTISGKTRVVALIGHPVAHSLSPGMHNAAFERMGLDYCYVAFDVPPALLRDAVAGVRALELEGLNVTVPHKEAVMPFLDTIDSEAAFIGAVNTVVKQGAKLVGHNTDGRGFMRSLGEKGIEPAGKKVLVVGAGGAARAISYYLCVEAASLALFDLDRPKAERLAADLKDVRGVEVPVPERLEESLPGADMVINATPLGLHPGEDPLPFSPREGQVVGDLIYVETPLQREAARLGCEVFNGLGMLLWQGVLASALWTGREPPHDVMLRALREGLR
- a CDS encoding DUF512 domain-containing protein yields the protein MPRKRGAVIESVAPGSPAHREGLRPGDVLTAIDGEPVADAIDVMFLADGPAPALCVSRRGRERTVRLEMGGEGDPGIELRPFPVRTCRNKCVFCFVAQLPRGLRRSLYVRDEDYRMSFLYGNYITLTNLGAGDKERIVRQRLSPLYISVHSTDTRVRNALLGNPDAPDVMQELRFFARHRIGMHAQIVLCPGLNDGPGLERTLRDLASLYPALLSVAVVPVGLTAHRKKELRPVAARDARDALGIVEDLRKRFKRELGDPLVHGADELYIKAGRELPPLEGYGDLPQVANGVGMVPLFLDEALKARIPRARRGAPRFLAVTGTSFEPFLRRLVERLGKKGHRVEALPVENAFFGPSVTVAGLLTGRDVVSAASPLRERFDVLLLPDVLLREGDEIFLDDLAVPDLARALKRKVVVVESTPQGLIKGVCA
- a CDS encoding CDP-alcohol phosphatidyltransferase family protein — encoded protein: MEALTLANALTALRIVLVPAFITALEYARYDLALYVFALAAATDALDGLAARRLGEKTTLGRVLDPVADKLMLVSSFLYLAYRGYLPAWLAIVVVSRDALVVTGAAALSLAGGTPRVEPTISGKAAIALQFILLVYVLLKINYGPAPSVEGVLIALTAALTVLSGLHYIYRGMKIAA